The proteins below come from a single Leishmania major strain Friedlin complete genome, chromosome 20 genomic window:
- a CDS encoding putative coatomer beta subunit yields the protein MAETAVSSQEESSTLLVGVGKAASAMSSKEIKNALEKGDTTARANALMAIIRLHVNGEPQNYLIMTVIRYITPIDDHLIKKLVLYFWEVVDKRDADGKLLSVIILICSFLRSDLLHPNEYVRGLTLRFLCKVNEVELIEPLVSAVVQNLSHKVAYVRRNAVLAVHYISKKFPKLLPDAPELVESAIRTETDVSTCRNGLDFLAAFAPERAASYLSDFRDSHTLSAVDGPFLMSVVEFCRQMIRANPYEKARYVPVLFSVLQSKSAAVRYQCATTLLSLSSSPTAIRQATLTYVDIIKVHSDNSVRLIVVEQLNQMRGSYLYVLQDSLLDILSVLQDGSMTIRERVIELAVELVTRRNAETFMQAMRKELLRTNSVDIEVEDANAAMAYRLLIIKAINTALLRHPPSAPSMLPVLLDYLCDTTSTSREVITLIKEVLLSQPELRRDTMKKLSEIFPMMTSGPVMRTALWMFGAYASSADEVLQTLRMLKDAVEPLPFETPKPVLGDAVSLSTTAATNNASSQSNMRAVTTVLEDGTYVTTYTTATPAPAATATNGHGEGDSNDVSSSGLRLALLKGDYFLAAALASTLTKLVVQLFTGEAKGSVDAATCNTAQSDALGILREVLRYGTEADSLHPISADTNEHLLLNIELLSNPQAPFMVDVSHASLEALGRAERRSARESGKTDGGGAATASAAAAVQLNAIDTPVVFSQLREGKDAVFEFEAAAEGPGAAAKEESSERKAQLFLKKLEDTMPLSGFNDPVYCEASITVHQFDVSVDWLLVNCTSKQLTNLTIELVSLGGMKLCERPQTYTLDPHETIAVRTSLKVSATESGVIYGTVLYDAPNNQHCSFILNDIHVDIMNYIHPGPCFSAEFREKWGIFDWENKIAVSTTKRDLTSLVRFIVQELNMQLLEPYEVEQQEEQDPELELLPTSEENEKCAYVSCNLYAQTAFGEDALANVSVESDGKGLVSGVIRIRSNTQTIAYGIGEKLNMLQKSGKL from the coding sequence ATGGCGGAGACAGCAGTGTCGAGCcaggaggagagcagcacGCTGCTCGTCGGCGTGGGCAAGGCAGCCAGCGCCATGTCGTCGAAGGAAATCAAGAACGCActggagaagggcgacacCACCGCCCGCGCGAACGCCCTCATGGCCATCATCCGCCTCCATGTGAACGGCGAGCCGCAGAACTACCTGATCATGACCGTCATCCGCTACATCACCCCCATCGATGACCACCTCATCAAGAAGCTCGTCCTGTACTTTTGGGAGGTGGTTGACAAGCGCGATGCAGACGGCAAACTCCTCTCTGTCATCATTCTCATCTGCAGCTTCTTGCGCAGCGACCTGCTCCACCCCAACGAGTACGTGCGGGGCCTGACGCTGCGCTTCCTCTGCAAGGTGAATGAGGTGGAGCTGATCGAGCCGCTCGTGTCGGCAGTGGTTCAGAACCTGTCACACAAGGTCGCCTATGTGCGTCGCAATGCGGTGCTGGCAGTGCACTACATCTCCAAGAAGTTTCCAAAGCTGCTCCCCGATGCGCCGGAGCTGGTGGAGTCGGCGATCCGCACCGAGACGGATGTGTCGACGTGCCGCAACGGCCTCGATTTCCTTGCTGCCTTCGCGCCTGAGCGGGCGGCGAGCTACCTCAGTGACTTTCGCGACTCGCACACACTGTCGGCCGTCGATGGGCCGTTTCTGATGTCCGTGGTGGAGTTCTGCCGTCAGATGATCCGCGCCAACCCGTACGAGAAGGCACGCTACGTCCCGGTCCTCTTTTCTGTCCTGCAGAGTAAgagcgccgcggtgcgctACCAGTGTGCGACGACCCTGCTGAGCCTCTCCTCGTCTCCCACGGCGATCCGGCAGGCGACGCTGACCTACGTCGACATCATCAAGGTGCACTCCGACAACAGCGTGCGGCTGATTGTGGTCGAGCAGCTGAACCAGATGCGCGGGTCGTACCTCTACGTGCTGCAGGACTCGCTGCTCGACATCCTCAGCGTGCTACAGGACGGTTCCATGACCATTCGCGAGCGTGTAATCGAGCTGGCGGTCGAGCTGGTCACGCGTCGCAACGCCGAGACGTTCATGCAGGCAATGAggaaggagctgctgcgcaccaaCAGCGTGGACATTGAAGTAGAAgacgccaacgccgccatGGCGTATCGACTGCTCATCATCAAGGCCATAAACACGGCATtgctgcgccacccgccgtcggcgccgtcgatgcTGCCGGTCCTGCTCGACTACCTGTGCGACACGACCAGCACTAGCAGGGAGGTCATCACTCTCAtcaaggaggtgctgctctCCCAGCCGGAGCTGCGTCGCGACACGATGAAGAAGCTGTCGGAGATCTTTCCCATGATGACGTCAGGCCCCGTCATGCGCACAGCACTCTGGATGTTCGGCGCGTACGCGTCGTCCGCGGACGAGGTACTGCAGACATTGCGCATGCTCAAGGACGCGGTCGAGCCACTGCCGTTCGAGACCCCAAAGCCTGTCCTCGGCGACGCAGTCAGCctcagcaccaccgcggccacCAACAATGCCTCTTCCCAGTCCAACATGCGCGCCGTGACGACCGTCCTCGAGGACGGCACGTACGTGACCACCTACACTACGGCTACCCCAGCACCCGCGGCGACCGCGACGAACGGCCATGGTGAGGGCGACAGCAACGatgtgagcagcagcgggctgCGCTTGGCGCTGCTCAAGGGAGACTActtcctcgccgccgccctcgccagCACCCTCACCAAGCTTGTCGTGCAGCTGTTCACCGGGGAGGCCAAGGGGAGCGTGGATGCGGCGACGTGCAACACGGCGCAGTCCGACGCCCTCGGCATCTTGCGCGAGGTACTGCGCTACGGCACGGAGGCGGACTCATTGCACCCCATCAGTGCCGACACCAAcgagcacctcctcctgaaTATCGAGCTACTCTCCAACCCGCAGGCTCCCTTTATGGTTGACGTGTCGCATGCCTCCTTGGAGGCGCTAGGGCGTGCAGAGCGGCGTTCGGCAAGGGAGTCTGGCAAGactgacggcggcggcgctgccaccgcttctgctgccgctgccgtacAGCTGAACGCCATCGACACGCCTGTCGTGTTCTCGCAGCTGCGTGAGGGCAAGGATGCCGTCTTCGAAttcgaggccgccgccgagggcccgggtgctgcggcgaaggaggagagcagcgagcGCAAGGCGCAACTGTTCTTGAAGAAGCTGGAGGACACGATGCCGCTCTCCGGCTTCAACGACCCTGTCTACTGCGAGGCCAGCATCACGGTTCATCAGTTCGACGTCTCCGTCGACTGGCTGCTGGTGAACTGCACTTCGAAGCAGCTGACGAACCTCACCATCGAGCTCGTCTCGCTCGGCGGCATGAAGCTGTGCGAGCGGCCGCAGACGTACACCCTCGACCCCCACGAGACCATTGCCGTGCGCACCTCACTGAAAGTGAGCGCCACCGAGAGCGGCGTCATCTACGGCACTGTGCTGTACGACGCGCCGAACAATCAGCACTGCAGCTTCATCCTGAACGACATCCATGTGGACATCATGAACTACATTCACCCAGGCCCGTGCTTCTCTGCGGAGTTCCGAGAGAAGTGGGGGATCTTCGACTGGGAGAACAAGATCGCAGTGTCGACGACGAAGCGCGACCTGACCAGCTTAGTGCGCTTCATTGTGCAGGAGTTGAAcatgcagctgctggagccgtacgaggtggagcagcaggaggaacAGGACCCGGAGCTAGAGCTTCTACCCACTTCGGAAGAGAACGAGAAGTGCGCGTACGTCTCGTGCAACCTGTACGCCCAGACCGCCTTTGGCGAGGACGCCTTGGCGAACGTGAGCGTGGAGAGCGACGGGAAGGGCTTGGTGAGTGGCGTGATTCGCATCCGCTCCAACACACAGACCATCGCCTATGGCATCGGTGAAAAGCTGAACATGCTCCAGAAGTCCGGCAAGCTGTGA
- a CDS encoding RNasePH-like protein, with amino-acid sequence MSVGTAAISLAEVRAVQDGVANDVREDGRTLLQRRPVHITARTSPSSLATAAAGDAQESYDGSYVEVNASGTVVLAAATPSVVDGCATAGPNSSAGTEHERTSDTGRGKLHITIDAVPHVLDTYASAVGGRNVGRYRRDYLAFLASTMRQVFGAAQVEVQEQQGVAEADVVQEEAGEATVGACTASSSSSPSAGASWAAPAAGCSGDHMLNGFPAADLYVGEDFGFMIHVDVHVLQSSGGNLFTAIAYAIHAVLRSLRLPAVTLHKAPGDGAGVSVEVDRSKPYRQAVSWTHMPLLCVLLVSPTGHCVVDPTLREEWAMPQQVHVAAGANGQVMYFRYQQLPSRRGNAYQLRPAELSSATDGCASYVAPPSALSVNDCWSILCDAVHICQAMLHDCEEALTHGEGA; translated from the coding sequence ATGTCGGTTGGGACGGCAGCCATCAGCCTCGCTGAGGtgcgcgccgttcaagaTGGCGTGGCAAACGACGTACGTGAAGATgggcgcacgctgctgcagcgccggccgGTACACATCACGGCCCGAACAAGCCCTTCTTCCCTGGCTACTGCGGCTGCCGGTGATGCGCAGGAGAGCTACGACGGCAGCTATGTGGAAGTGAACGCCAGCGGCACGGTCGTGTTGGCGGCTGCAACACCTTCGGTCGTGGACGgctgcgccactgccggcCCGAACTCTAGCGCTGGCACAGAGCATGAACGCACGTCAGACACAGGCAGGGGTAAGCTGCACATCACCATTGACGCCGTGCCGCACGTGCTGGACACGTACGCAAGCGCTGTTGGCGGTCGCAACGTGGGCCGCTACCGCCGCGACTATCTCGCCTTTTTGGCCTCTACTATGCGGCAGGTGTTCGGCGCCGCGCAAGTGGAGGTGCAGGAGCAACAGggcgtggcggaggcggatgtagtgcaggaggaggctggcgAAGCCACTGTCGGGGCGTGCacggcatcgtcgtcgtcgagtCCGTCAGCTGGCGCATCTTgggcggcgccagcggcaggatgcagcggcgaccATATGCTGAACGGCTTCCCTGCAGCAGACTTGTACGTTGGCGAGGACTTCGGCTTTATGATTCACGTCGACGTGCATGTCCTGCAATCCAGCGGTGGCAACCTGTTCACCGCCATTGCGTACGCCATCCACGCGGTGCTCCGGTCTCTTCGACTGCCGGCCGTCACCCTGCACAAGGCACCAGGAGACGGTGCAGGTGTGTCCGTCGAGGTGGATCGCTCGAAGCCGTATCGCCAGGCTGTCAGCTGGACTCAtatgccgctgctgtgcgtgctTCTTGTATCGCCGACTGGTCACTGCGTCGTGGACCCTACGTTACGCGAGGAGTGGGCCATGCCGCAACAGGTGCATGTGGCGGCTGGCGCGAATGGCCAGGTGATGTACTTCCGATATCAGCAGCTTCCTTCGCGCCGCGGCAACGCGTATCAGCTGCGGCCTGCTGAGCTGTCATCTGCCACGGATGGGTGCGCCAGCTACGTGGCACCACCGTCCGCGTTGAGCGTAAACGATTGCTGGTCTATTTTGTGCGATGCGGTGCACATCTGTCAGGCAATGTTGCACGACTGCGAGGAGGCTCTGACCCACGGCGAGGGCGCGTAA
- a CDS encoding kinase-like protein produces the protein MCSPIADNADMIVPSADTCCPNTVFERVLRCACIVMRVGDDPGYIWTPQRLGAGSFGTVTLAYRHEGDAVWRKTAVKRISLRKETRLSAVLEKVRCTGREVALCRRAGVSPHVVPMYKPWFDCREGVIALPMDAGDFSLEQYAVHCGFRFPPLALLSMCAQCARAVAHLHRRGVVHRDVKPDNFVVNVFDTVGGAGAGGDGDCGEARPPFVRILDFGLACGVEEVEQELKRCVGTPHYMAPETFSHLCDCDVPAACDVWSLGVTLFRLATGVFPVFDQDVTASWPPASASSARLGVPRLRSPWPRVVERCPAPW, from the coding sequence ATGTGTAGTCCGATCGCTGATAATGCAGACATGATTGTGCCTTCAGCTGACACATGCTGCCCCAACACAGTTTTCGAGCGGGTGCTGCGGTGTGCCTGCATTGTGATGCGGGTCGGCGACGACCCGGGGTACATCTGGAcaccgcagcggctcggcgctGGCTCGTTCGGTACAGTGACGCTTGCGTACCGTCACGAGGGCGACGCTGTGTGGCGCAAGACCGCGGTGAAGCGCATATCGCTGCGCAAAGAAACGCGCCTCTCAGCCGTGCTAGAGAAGGTGCGGTGCACTGGGCGTGAGGTGGCCCTGTGCCGTCGCGCTGGGGTGTCGCCGCACGTTGTGCCGATGTACAAGCCATGGTTCGACTGCCGGGAGGGCGTGATCGCGCTGCCGATGGACGCCGGTGACTTCAGCCTGGAGCAGTACGCGGTGCACTGCGGCTTTCGGTtcccgccgctggcgctgctgtcgatgtgcgcgcagtgcgcgcgtgctgtggCGCATCTGCATCGGCGCGGCGTTGTGCACCGTGACGTGAAGCCGGACAACTTCGTGGTGAACGTTTTCGACACtgttggtggtgctggtgctggcggtgatggtgacTGCGGTGAAGCGCGGCCACCGTTCGTGCGCATACTTGACTTTGGGCTCGCGTgcggcgtggaggaggtcgAGCAGGAGTTGAAGCGTTGCGTGGGGACACCGCACTACATGGCACCGGAGACGTTTTCGCACCTCTGCGACTGCGACGTGCCTGCGGCGTGCGACGTGTGGAGCCTCGGGGTGACCTTGTTCCGATTGGCCACTGGCGTCTTCCCGGTCTTTGACCAGGATGTGACGGCGTCGTGGCCTCCCGCAAGTGCCTCCTCGGCTCGTTTGGGTGTTCCCCGCCTGCGATCACCGTGGCCGCGCGTTGTCGAGCGGTGCCCCGCGCCGTGGTGA
- the SMP-2 gene encoding putative calpain-like cysteine peptidase, translating into MGGSNSTNRKIIYKNGRPTFKGDEVVKGFERDNGLLFRIVKRKKGHQTWAFYNDTTQYNMRINVTFAAGCELTALGHTKVVKGERGEWVATVVVMPGKTEMFVEGKIEGFKSNMDAYPVMSDGNGNRLAAGGAVAN; encoded by the coding sequence ATGGGCGGCTCCAACTCCACCAATCGAAAGATCATATACAAGAATGGCAGGCCCACCTTCAAGGGGGATGAGGTGGTGAAGGGCTTCGAGAGGGACAACGGTCTTCTCTTCCGCATCGTCAAGAGGAAGAAAGGGCACCAGACGTGGGCTTTCTACAATGACACGACGCAGTACAACATGCGCATCAATGTTACCTTTGCCGCCGGTTGCGAGCTCACCGCTCTCGGGCACACAAAAGTAGtgaaaggggagaggggcgagtGGGTtgccaccgtcgtcgtcatgCCCGGTAAGACGGAGATGTTTGTAGAGGGAAAAATCGAAGGCTTCAAATCGAATATGGACGCCTATCCCGTCATGagcgacggcaacggcaatCGTCTGGCCGCAGGGGGAGCGGTAGCGAACTGA
- the SMP-1 gene encoding putative calpain-like cysteine peptidase, with product MGCGASSENSSVTYVNGRPTFVGEEVTKGFEKDNGLLFRIVNKKKKQWAYYNDTTQYEMHVLVTFNEDCDIKALGKTKLEQQENGEWVASVVVYPCETEMFIEGRVNGFKSKMDALPLSEEYRQHQAEKDK from the coding sequence ATGGGCTGCGGTGCTTCTTCTGAGAACAGCAGCGTCACGTACGTGAACGGCAGGCCCACCTTCGTGGGTGAGGAGGTGACGAAGGGCTTTGAGAAGGACAATGGGCTGCTTTTCCGCATCGTgaacaagaagaagaagcagTGGGCGTACTACAACGACACGACGCAGTACGAAATGCACGTGCTGGTCACCTTCAACGAGGACTGTGACATCAAGGCTCTTGGCAAGACgaagctggagcagcaggagaaCGGTGAGTGGGTAGCCTCCGTGGTGGTGTACCCGTGCGAGACGGAGATGTTCATCGAAGGCCGCGTGAACGGCTTCAAGTCAAAGATGGACGCCTTGCCGCTGTCGGAGGAGTACCGCCAGCATCAGGCGGAGAAGGACAAGTAG
- a CDS encoding kinase-like protein, with translation MSVASQHRQSDSAERDEANVKNAPKVASEAEIHRRNVVFAEALRCACIVMRVGDDPGYIWTPQRLGAGSFGTVTLAYRHEGDAVWRKTAVKRISLRKETRLSAVLEKVRCTGREVALCRRAGVSPHVVPMYKPWFDCREGVIALPMDAGDFSLEQYAVHCGFRFPPLALLSMCAQCARAVAHLHRRGVVHRDVKPDNFVVNVFDTVGGAGAGGDGDCGEARPPFVRILDFGLACGVEEVEQELKRCVGTPHYMAPETFSHLCDCDVPAACDVWSLGVTLFRLATGVFPVFEVDKTWQQPPFTELHSGKLWLPSRNLFHEPLSAESLAVLSVAASMLVLDPRCRPTADAALLQLQGFQEAFSHQIQSWPPGSAPQPCRVLKRTHK, from the coding sequence ATGTcggtcgcctcgcagcaccGGCAAAGCGACTCGGCGGAGCGTGACGAGGCCAATGTCAAGAACGCGCCTAAAGTCGCGTCAGAGGCGGAAATACACCGCCGCAACGTTGTCTttgcagaggcgctgcggtgtgcctGCATTGTGATGCGGGTCGGCGACGACCCGGGGTACATCTGGAcaccgcagcggctcggcgctGGCTCGTTCGGTACAGTGACGCTTGCGTACCGTCACGAGGGCGACGCTGTGTGGCGCAAGACCGCGGTGAAGCGCATATCGCTGCGCAAAGAAACGCGCCTCTCAGCCGTGCTAGAGAAGGTGCGGTGCACTGGGCGTGAGGTGGCCCTGTGCCGTCGCGCTGGGGTGTCGCCGCACGTTGTGCCGATGTACAAGCCATGGTTCGACTGCCGGGAGGGCGTGATCGCGCTGCCGATGGACGCCGGTGACTTCAGCCTGGAGCAGTACGCGGTGCACTGCGGCTTTCGGTtcccgccgctggcgctgctgtcgatgtgcgcgcagtgcgcgcgtgctgtggCGCATCTGCATCGGCGCGGCGTTGTGCACCGTGACGTGAAGCCGGACAACTTCGTGGTGAACGTTTTCGACACtgttggtggtgctggtgctggcggtgatggtgacTGCGGTGAAGCGCGGCCACCGTTCGTGCGCATACTTGACTTTGGGCTCGCGTgcggcgtggaggaggtcgAGCAGGAGTTGAAGCGTTGCGTGGGGACACCGCACTACATGGCACCGGAGACGTTTTCGCACCTCTGCGACTGCGACGTGCCTGCGGCGTGCGACGTGTGGAGCCTCGGGGTGACCTTGTTCCGATTGGCCACTGGCGTCTTCCCAGTCTTCGAGGTGGACAAGACGTGGCAGCAACCGCCGTTCACCGAGCTGCACAGCGGAAAGCTGTGGCTCCCCTCGAGGAATCTCTTCCATGAGCCATTGTCGGCCGAATCGCTAGCGGTGCTGTCAGTCGCTGCGTCGATGCTTGTGCTGGACCCCCGATGCCGACCCACCGCGGATGCTGCGCTGCTACAGCTGCAGGGCTTTCAGGAGGCATTCAGTCACCAGATCCAGTCATGGCCGCCAGGATCTGCGCCGCAACCCTGCCGTGTCTTGAAACGCACACATAAgtga
- the SMP-4 gene encoding putative small myristoylated protein 4 — protein sequence MGNKQSHAVGEFRYSGPTDDFPYDEKVPLFEEKNGLLFRLVNNQNGSWAFYNDCKRFEFHVKVTFGPNSRNLQALGNTYLAEDPDGGWVAKTIVYPGTTEPFIQGEVVGFNSVVNAVLLTTEYKERRKEEKRAAKKAAKEAENGDELGSSTR from the coding sequence atGGGGAACAAGCAGTCACACGCTGTGGGTGAGTTCCGCTACAGCGGGCCCACCGATGACTTCCCTTACGATGAGAAGGTTCCGCTGTTCGAGGAGAAGAACGGCCTTCTCTTCCGCCTTGTGAACAACCAGAATGGTTCCTGGGCCTTCTACAACGACTGTAAGCGGTTCGAGTTCCACGTGAAGGTGACGTTTGGCCCCAACTCGCGCAACCTCCAGGCGTTAGGCAACACGTACCTCGCCGAGGACCCTGATGGCGGCTGGGTGGCCAAGACGATTGTGTACCCGGGCACTACGGAGCCCTTCATCCAGGGTGAAGTGGTCGGCTTCAACTCGGTGGTGAacgccgtgctgctgacgACGGAGTACAAGGAGCGCcgcaaggaggagaagagggcagcCAAGAAGGCTGCAAAGGAGGCTGAGAACGGCGACGAGCTCGGCAGTAGCACGCGGTAG